Proteins encoded by one window of Haliotis asinina isolate JCU_RB_2024 chromosome 6, JCU_Hal_asi_v2, whole genome shotgun sequence:
- the LOC137287629 gene encoding MLX-interacting protein-like, which translates to MQQMLLPQEFDVSVSEGDFTLTCLDVLDVDYFDSLQPSPGSNSCIQSFIRDICQQAASQQTAVDATDVSKEVPKEHTNGRVPRHRKNSHIKAEKKRRKKIHEQLRMLHDYVPALAPNKNAKRLSELESLEETGKYIKEKKVRHDTRKDEIEKLKREREHLKMDLNTFQAALPSSGLKTDTHHQSVLDRYDAYSHRKFADTWHYGLFDRIVGRQLADSYVGQTNTSTAEPYIQNLMKWTGTCLTLTNLRPVVISGLRNVSVNTSMLVNPAAVKQELALSMQKSVSSTVTAAAITSTVTTAVPASAAAPTTPTTSASCTPSS; encoded by the exons ATGCAACAAATGCTGTTACCCCAAGAGTTTGATGTTTCTGTCTCGGAGGGAGACTTCACACTCACCTGCCTTGACGTTCTGGATGTGGACTATTTCGATTCACTGCAG CCTTCTCCGGGTTCAAACTCATGCATACAGTCCTTCATAAGAGATATCTGCCAACAAGCGGCGTCACAGCAAACGGCCGTTGATGCCACTGATGTGTCTAAAGAGGTACCAAAAGAACACACAAATGGGAGAGTGCCACGTCATAGAAAAAATTCACACATCAAAGCTGAGAAAAAAAGACGGAAGAAAATCCAT GAGCAGCTCCGCATGCTCCATGACTACGTTCCGGCACTGGCGCCGAACAAGAATGCCAAGAGACTGAGTGAACTAGAATCACTTGAAGAAA CTGGAAAATATATTAAAGAGAAGAAGGTCCGCCATGACACTCGCAAGGACGAGATAGAGAAACTAAAACGGGAAAGAGAACACCTGAAAATGGATCTGAA CACATTCCAAGCTGCGCTTCCTTCTTCGGGGTTAAAGACGGACACCCATCACCAGTCAGTTCTTGACCGTTACGACGCATACTCACACCGGAAGTTCGCCGATACCTGGCACTACGGTCTT TTTGATCGGATTGTAGGCAGGCAGCTTGCAGACTCGTACGTGGGGCAGACGAACACCAGCACGGCGGAGCCCTACATACAGAACCTGATGAAGTGGACTGGAACCTGCCTTACACTCACCAATCTCCGACCAG TGGTGATCTCCGGTCTCCGGAATGTGTCTGTAAACACAAGCATGTTGGTGAACCCAGCGGCTGTCAAGCAAGAACTTGCCCTCTCCATGCAAAAGAGTGTGTCCTCAACAGTAACTGCGGCGGCAATCACGTCAACGGTGACTACAGCTGTTCCAGCGTCTGCGGCTGCACCAACTACACCAACCACGTCAGCTTCGTGCACTCCATCATCATGA